The Rhodococcus sp. ABRD24 genome contains the following window.
GCGCCCGAAGAACGTCTTGCCCATGACCGTCGCCATCCACAGGCCGAGGAGCACCTCGATCGCGACGGTGACGACGGCGAAGAAGACGGTGACGCCCGCGGCGGACCAGAAGTCCGAGGCCAGGGTGCCCGGCGGACACGTGCCCGCGCCGCCACCGCAGTCCTGGACCAGCCACTGCAGGTAGTGCTTGAATCCGGCGAACCCGCCCGGGGTGAAGCGGCCCGTGTCGGGGTCGATCCCCTTGTTCGCCTGGAACGAGAGGTACACCGCGCGCAACACCGGGTACACGATGACGACGGCCAGGATCACCATCGTGGGCGCGATCAGCCAGATCGGCCGGAAGTCGCGCTTGCGGCGTGGAGTGACCGCCTTCGGTTCGTCGTCGTGACCCGTCCGCGCCGTGCCGGGCCCGGGCCCGGAAGCGCGACCGCCGTGGCCGGGATCGTCGACCCCGGCCACGGCGCGGGCCTCGTCTGCTCGCCTGAGCCCAGCAGAGTCAGCCATCGTGCGTTACCTGATTCCTCGTGTTCGAACGGGTGGTGCCTACTTTGCCGCGTTGTTGATGGCCGCGGTCATGTTGGTGACCGCCTGGTCGACCGTCGACTTACCGTTCAGTGCAGCAGACGCATTGTCCTGGATCGCCTTCGAGATGGCCGTGTAGTACGGGGTGACCGGACGCGGCTGCGCGTTCTCGAGAGCCGCCTTCAGCGCCGGCAGGTACGGGTACTTCGCGACCAGAGCCGGATCGTCGTAGACCGACTTGAGGACCGGCGGGAACGAGTTGTCCGCGAACGACATCTGGTTCTCTGCATTCTGGATGAACGCAATGAAGTCACGGGCCGTGGCTTTGTTCTTCGAGAAGACGTTGATGCCGTTGTTGTAGCCGCCCAGCGTGGACGCACCGGCACCGTCCGGGCCGACGATCGGCGCGACGCCGACGTTGCCCTTCACCTTCGACGCGTCATCCTGCGCGTTGTCCCACATGTACGGCCAGTTGTAGGCGTACATTGCCTCGCCACCGACGAACGCGAGGTTGGTCTCCTCCTCGGTGAAGCCGGTGGAGCGCTTCGCGATCTGGCCGGCCTGGTAGGCGTCGACCATGGCCTGCACACCGGCCTTCGACTGCGGGGACTCGACCTCGGGGGTGCTGCCGTCGGCACCGACGACCGCGCCGCCCCACGAGTTGATGAACTGCGTGGTGTTGACGGTGAGGCCCTCGTACTGCTTGAGCTGGGTGACCATGCAGTCCTGGACGCCCTTGTCCTTGGCGACCGTGCAGCTGTCGGTGAGCGCCTTCCAGTTCGCAGGAGCCGTCGGCGTGAGATCGGTGCGGTAGTACAGCAGCTGCGCATTGGTGTTCTGCGGGCCGGCGTACAGCTTGCCGCGGTAGGTCGCGCTGTCGACCGTGGCGGGCAGCAGCGGCGCGGTGTCGATGGCCAGCGAGCCCTCGAGCGGCTGCAGCCAGCCGTTCGCGGCGAAGCCGGCGGTCCAGACGACGTCGAGCGCCATCACGTCGTAGTCGGCGTTGCCCGCCTGCAGCGACTGCTCCAGCTTGTTGCGCTGGTCGTCGGCCTCACCGGGCAGCTCCTTGAGCGAAACCTGCTCGTCCGGGTGCGCGGCGTTCCACTTCTCGATGACCGGCTGCAGCGTCGCCGTGTCGTTCTTACCCATCGCGAACGAGATCGCACCACGGCCGTCGAGGTTCTGCTTGACGGCGTCGTCGGCGCTGGTGCTGCCGCCGTTGTCACTCGAACACCCGGCGAGCGCGAGCAGCGCGACGGCCGAGGCCGCGACTGCAACCCGCGAGCGCGTATTGAAAGAACGCATGGTCCACCTTTCAGATAGACGATCTCCGGTCCCTTGATCGTGCACTGAGGGCAGCGCGTCAACCGGACCGAGGCATATGTCGCCGCCTACTGTGGCACGACCGGACGCAAAATTCGGTCATTACACCCGGACTGGATCGGTCAGGGTCATCCGATTCGTCGGCCGTCGGTCACCGAGAACAGATGCACCTCCGACGGCTCAACATGCAAAGTCAGCCGCTCACCACGCCGCGGGGGGGTCCGCCAGTCGGCGCGCGCGACAATATGGTGCTCGGTAGGACCGCCGAGACCGGTCCGGCCGTAGACGTAGGCATCCGAACCCAGTTCCTCGACGACGTCGACGTCCATCGAAATGCCCCCGCTCGATTCGGACAGCTCGAGATACTCGGGGCGGATACCGACGACGACCTGCCGCTCGGGAATCTCCGCGATGGTTTCACGGGAAACCGGGATGACCGCGTCCCCGAGCACGACGCCGTCGTCGGTGACCGGCAGCGTGAGCATGTTCATCGACGGCGAACCCATGAATCCGGCCACGAACTGGTTGACCGGTCGCCGGTACAGCTCGCGCGGCGAGGCGCACTGCTGCAGAACCCCGTCCTTGAGCACCGCAACCCGGTCGCCCATCGTCATCGCCTCGACCTGATCGTGGGTGACGTAGACGGTGGTGGTGCCGAGCCGGCGCTGCAGCTGCGCGATCTGGGTGCGGGTCTGCACGCGCAGCTTCGCGTCCAGGTTCGACAGCGGCTCGTCCATCAGGAACACCTGCGGGCTGCGGACGATCGCGCGCCCCATCGCGACGCGCTGACGCTGGCCGCCGGAGAGCGCCTTGGGCTTGCGGTCCAGGTACGGCTCGAGGTCGAGCATCTTCGCCGCGTCCTGCACGCGGCGCTTGATCTCGTCCTTGGGCGTCTTGGCGAGCTTGAGCGCAAAGCCCATGTTCTCCGCCACCGACATGTGCGGGTACAGCGCGTAGTTCTGGAAGACCATCGCGATGTCGCGTTCCTTGGGCTCCTGGCCGGTGACGTCGCGGTCGCCGATCAGGATACGGCCGTCGTACACCTCCTCGAGGCCCGCGAGCATGCGCAGCGAGGTGGACTTGCCGCAGCCGGACGGGCCGACCAGCACGAGGAACTCGCCGTCCTCGATGTGCAGGTCCAGCTTGTCGACCGCGGGGGTCGTCGCGCCCGGGAACAGGCACGTCGTCTTGTCGAATGTCACCGAAGCCATGGTGGAGCGGTCCCTTCACCGGCAGGAACGTGCCGGACGATCCGAGTGAGGGTGCACGGCTGTGCGGGGACAGCATAGGCGTCCCACGTGACGTGTGGGCCGACCGCGCACCGGTCCAGTCGCATGAAGCGGATGCGCCGGCCGCCCCGCCGCCCGGCACCCGGGTCAGCCCCGGATGAGGTCCCGGAGTTCGGCGGCAAGCTCCGGGGTGGCCGCGACAATCCCGCTCCATCGCCGGGTCAGGTCGGTGTCGAACTCGATCGGACGATCGAACGCGTCGATGACCGCGCCGCCCGACGCGCCGACCAGGACGGTGGCGGCGGCAATGTCCATCAGCCGATGGGTGTCGCTGCCCGCGTCGACGAAGGCGTCGACGGCTCCGGTCGCGACGAATGCCGCATCGATGGTGCTGCAACTGAGGATGCGGATGCGTTTCGCGGCATCGGCGACCCGTGTCCAGGAGTCCCGGTTCCGGGCATGCGGCCGCAGCACGGAGACCGCCGCCTCTCGCGCCGATCGGCGGCCACTCGTGGTGAACTCGGACCGGTTCCGCGATGCCCACCACCGCTGGTCGGTGTGCAGCCACGCAGTGAGAGCTTCGGTGAACTCGCCGTCGATCGCGACGGCGGCGCTGAAGCAGGACAGCGGCACTCCCGCCGCCGCATTGGCGGACCCGTCCACGGGGTCGACGACGAGGGTGACGGCCGATCCGACGTCGACCCAGCCGCGTTCCTCGGAAAGCACGTTCACACCGGCCGCGGTCGCCGCGTCGATGATCGCGTCCTCGACGAGGACATCGATGAACATCGTTGGGGTGCCGTCGGCGCCGTCCATCGCGATCGCCGCGAGCTTGTCGGGCGAGTGGGTGAGCACGGCGTCACGGTAGGCCGACACCGCCGCGTCCGCAGCGGCCACGAGCGCCTGGTTCGCCTCCGCAGGAATGGTTTTCGTGTAGATCATCTGATGCTCCAGTTGCAGTGGGGTCAGGACA
Protein-coding sequences here:
- a CDS encoding ABC transporter substrate-binding protein, translated to MRSFNTRSRVAVAASAVALLALAGCSSDNGGSTSADDAVKQNLDGRGAISFAMGKNDTATLQPVIEKWNAAHPDEQVSLKELPGEADDQRNKLEQSLQAGNADYDVMALDVVWTAGFAANGWLQPLEGSLAIDTAPLLPATVDSATYRGKLYAGPQNTNAQLLYYRTDLTPTAPANWKALTDSCTVAKDKGVQDCMVTQLKQYEGLTVNTTQFINSWGGAVVGADGSTPEVESPQSKAGVQAMVDAYQAGQIAKRSTGFTEEETNLAFVGGEAMYAYNWPYMWDNAQDDASKVKGNVGVAPIVGPDGAGASTLGGYNNGINVFSKNKATARDFIAFIQNAENQMSFADNSFPPVLKSVYDDPALVAKYPYLPALKAALENAQPRPVTPYYTAISKAIQDNASAALNGKSTVDQAVTNMTAAINNAAK
- the ugpC gene encoding sn-glycerol-3-phosphate ABC transporter ATP-binding protein UgpC, which translates into the protein MASVTFDKTTCLFPGATTPAVDKLDLHIEDGEFLVLVGPSGCGKSTSLRMLAGLEEVYDGRILIGDRDVTGQEPKERDIAMVFQNYALYPHMSVAENMGFALKLAKTPKDEIKRRVQDAAKMLDLEPYLDRKPKALSGGQRQRVAMGRAIVRSPQVFLMDEPLSNLDAKLRVQTRTQIAQLQRRLGTTTVYVTHDQVEAMTMGDRVAVLKDGVLQQCASPRELYRRPVNQFVAGFMGSPSMNMLTLPVTDDGVVLGDAVIPVSRETIAEIPERQVVVGIRPEYLELSESSGGISMDVDVVEELGSDAYVYGRTGLGGPTEHHIVARADWRTPPRRGERLTLHVEPSEVHLFSVTDGRRIG
- a CDS encoding inositol monophosphatase family protein; its protein translation is MDAPRHVLTPLQLEHQMIYTKTIPAEANQALVAAADAAVSAYRDAVLTHSPDKLAAIAMDGADGTPTMFIDVLVEDAIIDAATAAGVNVLSEERGWVDVGSAVTLVVDPVDGSANAAAGVPLSCFSAAVAIDGEFTEALTAWLHTDQRWWASRNRSEFTTSGRRSAREAAVSVLRPHARNRDSWTRVADAAKRIRILSCSTIDAAFVATGAVDAFVDAGSDTHRLMDIAAATVLVGASGGAVIDAFDRPIEFDTDLTRRWSGIVAATPELAAELRDLIRG